A genomic stretch from Scomber scombrus chromosome 8, fScoSco1.1, whole genome shotgun sequence includes:
- the ubxn6 gene encoding UBX domain-containing protein 6 — protein MKKFFDDIKKDIKFKSAGPGKKLTEEGSSKSQVVQSSSSAKLHRHAPSAGAQMAGAAALARIEQHPRPKVHTSQDAIRSQVKKELEAEAAALAEKDKAAGAEGSKVPVKDPTCLSVSGVYFTCPLTGAILTKSEREVHIKEAILMRFEEDEIEASVMMMHTFNKDREKVKVAVDIISKYIENICKNPTEEKYRKIKLSNKVFQDKVRSVEGSREFLQALGFTSIMLPVEGQEEEEEFLVLTEHSPDALELMKERRDRLLRGEPVRAQLNREAQAFRASPNAMRFELPPEFYNLTAEELKKEQQQRSDLIEKNAMLRTKAMREKEEQRERRKYNYTLLRIRLPDGNLLQGTFYAWDRLPVLFSFVRESLVDGWQPFELIAPGGQKLQQSEEVALAECNLVPAALLSFAWDAAVQADIAAAGRKSPALLKPELLENIRTLN, from the exons TAGCAAGTCCCAGGTGGTGCAGAGCAGCTCCAGTGCCAAGCTGCACCGCCATGCTCCCAGTGCAGGAGCCCAGATGGCAGGAGCCGCAGCTCTGGCCAGGATTGAACAGCACCCACGGCCGAAGGTTCACACCTCTCAGGACGCCATCAGGAGCCAGG TTAAAAAAGAGCTGGAGGCTGAGGCGGCCGCACTGGCTGAAAAAGACAAGGCAGCTGGAGCTGAG GGATCCAAAGTGCCAGTGAAAGATCCCACCTGTCTCTCAGTGTCAGGTGTGTATTTCACCTGTCCACTAACTGGAGCCATTTTAACTAAGAGTGAGAGGGAAGTACACATTAAAGAGGCCATTTTAATG CGGTTCGAGGAGGATGAAATTGAGGCCTCTGTTATGATGATGCACACGTTTaacaaggacagagagaaagtgaaggTTGCTGTGGACATCATAAGCAA ATACATTGAAAATATATGTAAGAATCCCACAGAGGAGAAATACAGGAAGATAAAACTCAGCAACAAAGTATTTCAG gaTAAAGTGCGTTCTGTGGAGGGCAGTAGAGAGTTCCTGCAGGCTCTAGGATTTACAAGCATTATGCTTCCTGTAGAAGGTCAAG aggaggaagaggagttcCTGGTGTTGACAGAGCACAGTCCTGATGCCCTGGAGttgatgaaggagaggagggatcGTCTTCTGAGAGGAGAGCCAGTCAGAGCTCAGCTGAACAGAGAAGCCCAAGCGTTCAGAGCCTCTCCCAACGCCATGCGCTTTGAGCTGCCACCAGAATTCTACAATCTGACAGCAGAGGAGCTCAAGAAGGAGcaacagcagag GAGTGATTTGATAGAGAAGAACGCCATGCTTCGCACTAAAGCcatgagggagaaagaggagcagagggagagaaggaaataCAATTACACCCTACTCAGGATCAGACTGCCTGATGGGAACCTGTTACAAG GGACTTTTTATGCCTGGGACCGGCTTCCTGTGCTGTTCAGCTTTGTTCGGGAGTCGTTGGTGGACGGCTGGCAGCCGTTTGAGCTCATCGCTCCTGGAGGTCAAAAACTACAACAGTCAGAAGAAGTCGCTCTCGCAGAGTGTAACTTG GTTCCAGCAGCTCTGCTCTCATTTGCCTGGGATGCAGCTGTGCAGGCAGATATTGCAGCAGCAGGCAGAAAGAGCCCCGCACTCCTTAAACCAGAGCTGCTGGAAAACATTCGGACCCTGAACTGA